The sequence TCAAGCCAAAAAAACTCATTCTCTCGACAGTGAACTTGAACAATGAACTCTCAAGTAACTGAAGGTTTTCGGAAGTCTTTTCGAGAACTTCCAGAACCGATTAAACGCTCAGCTAAGAAAGCCTACGCACTGTGGAAACAAAATCCACGTCATCCAAGTTTAAAATTTAAGCGAATTCATCGCTATCAAGATATTTATTCAGTACGAATTGGTTTAAATTGGCGAGCAGTTGGCGTTAAACAAGGGAAACGATGATTTGGTTTTGGATTGGTTCTCATGGGGATTATGATAAA comes from Halothece sp. PCC 7418 and encodes:
- a CDS encoding type II toxin-antitoxin system RelE/ParE family toxin encodes the protein MNSQVTEGFRKSFRELPEPIKRSAKKAYALWKQNPRHPSLKFKRIHRYQDIYSVRIGLNWRAVGVKQGKR